GCGCAACCAACGGTACCCCAAGACCAGCTCGTAGCCCTCCAGTGGGATGACGAAGACGTCAATGTTGAAGGGTTCGCCGCCGATGATGACGCGGACCGCACGTCAAACCCCGGATGACTGCAGCCGCTCGCCGTTGGCTACTTTGACGTGGACGCCGCTCAAGGGCTCTGGAGATAAGCCCAGGCGGTCTGCTGTGGATGACGCCATGAAGGTGTGCGTGGATCCCGAGTCGACCAGGGCGGTGATGGGGACACCTGCGATGTCGGTCTCGAGGAGGAAGGTGTCGGTGCTGCCGAGGCTCGTCATGGCGCACAAGGACACCTCGACGGCCGGCTCGGAGTCGTTGTCGGAGGCGTCGTCTTCCAGGGGGAAGTCTTCGGATATCTCGATGGTGTAGACCCCTTTGCCCTTGCACACCTTGTTGTGCCCGGGAGTGAACTTCTCGGGGCAGTTGAAGCACAGGCTGCGGGTGCGGCGATCGTCCATCTCCTCTGCGGACAGCCGCCGGAAGCGTGTAAACGGCGGGGCTGCTGGCGAAGGATCTGGTGGCGGTGGAGGGACGGCCGAGGACGCAGAGGGCGCCGTCCGATGCTGGGAGGCCGCCGCGGACGCtggggcggccggcgacgccacTGCTGACGATGATCTGGAACcccgagggggagggcgccacGCAGATCGCGACTCCGTGGCGATCGAAGTCGAACGCCGCTCGTATGCCCGAGCGAGATTCATGGCGTCCTCGAGGTGCTCCGGGTGCTGCATCTCCACATCGATCTGCAGTGTGCCGCCCAAACCGGCCATAAACAGGTCGGTCTGCTGCCGTTCAGAGACGTCGTCGCAGCGGGCGAGTTGGGTGAGGAACTGGTCGATGAAGTCGTCGACCGTACCCGTCCGGCGGAGCTGGGCCAGTTCGCCGAGGGGGTTGCTGCGGATGGACGGCCCGAAGCGACGGTTGATGGCCTGAACGAACTCCGGCCACGATGGAACGCCGCGATTACGCTCCAGCCGAAAGTACCATCGGGCGGCTGCCTCGTGGAGGTAGAAGGATGCCGTCCAGGTCTTGTTCGCCTCCGGGGTGCGATAGGCTTGGAAGCACTGCTCGCATTTGTGCAGCCAGATTGCCGGATCGTCCTTGCCATAGTAGTCGGGGAACTTGAGCTTGTGCGCGGCGATGGGTGGGGGGATGGCGGGTCAGATCTCGAGGCCTCGAACTGGTTTGTGGGAAACTTCTCCAGGACCCGGGTTTGGATCCGATTGACGGCTACGTCCAGTGCTGAATACTGGTTCTTGACTTGGCTGATCTCATGGGTGTTGAGCTCGACCGCGCGGAGGAGGTTGTCGAGCTTGGCGCTGATGTCCGCCGGAACCTGGgcgtcggccatggcggacAGAGGTGGCGCCGGGTGAGGAAGTCTCTGATCCGGCTGGTGGTTGAGGGTTTAGCGGTGGCAGTGCGCAGGGAGGGGTTGGCGGCTATGGTTGGAGGCGCAGGGATGGTTTGTGTAGGGGTtttggcggctagggttggtggTGGGGTTGGAGGCGCAGGGTCGGAGGATCGTGATACCAGATGATATGGTAGATAACAGGATTAGATGCTACCCGCCCTCACGTTGGAGGCTCTGGGAAGTATTTGATTCTAATCTTACTTGTCCTTCATTGATACAAGATAGTCTCTTTTATAGAGACGACTGACTTGACTCCTAAGCAATATCCTAACCGAATCAATCTATcttatctctttcctaataaacCAAACTAACCTAATCAAATAGGATTCGGCACTGTTCACGCACGCGCTACAGTACTCGTGGGCCTAGATCGGCCCATAACACTTCTCAcacatttttcttcctccttctcTCATATGTGCGGCCCACAAATGAGTCCACAAcaggtgggatatatagattctatacatgggcctctagatggacCTCTATACAttggctcacatatacaccaacaccccctcGCAGTCtaaactaccggcgcagcggtgttcaagactggacaacaagaaagccaacaagTTTGTCAATATAGAGAAGCCACAGGAAATCCTTGAGTCCTTGAGCTTGTTTTAGCAATTTGATTTCCAGATCCATAGTATTGGTCTAGGGAGGGAGGTGAATGTTTTGGAAGGGGAGCTTGTAGAACCTTTTGGATCTATAAATATCAGAACCCATCAGTAGTGCCAAATGTCATTCTCGCCATTCTCGGCACAGTATACATTGGCTACTCATACTTCTGTCTTTAGCTTTCCAGAATTTTTTTTCGTTCCAAATCATCTCTTCATATAATTTTACTATGTAGCAATAAGGAGTACTACATGGATTTGAActtttttctcctcttttttgGTATAGGCACCAAGTACGGAGCCGGTGATGCTTTCTTCTGGGTCTGATGCTTCTCCTGAAGCTAGTCCTACCAGGACCACTCCATCTAGAGAACAAGGAAATGGAGAAAATCAGGCTAGTTCAGATTATGCTGGTGACAGAGATGACCCTGGACAAAACAAGGGCAAAACTCTGGCATTTGCTAGAAGAAAAACCCTTAGTCGTAAAAAAGGTAGATCTGGTCGACCCGTGTACACTGTGCGATGAAATTATGAAGCAGCAAGTGCTTCTCATTAAAAATTTGATCCATTTGCTACACATAGTTCAAGATGCTTATAGATTCTTTTGGCAAACATGCAGAAGGACCAACTACATATGAAAAACAAGATAACACTAGTCGCTCGGTATGGATTTAAATGTTGTTTTGAATTCCCTAGTTTTAATTCATGTTATGTTGCTATCCAGGTCTGATTTTTTTGCTACTtccatcaaaattaaacaaagaataaaaaaatatgctccctccatttttaaatatatgGCGCTTAGGACAGCTTAGCTTGTCCTAAACAGCATATATTTAAGACCTGAGGGAGGGAGTAGGACTTCGTAAACATCAAATGAACTATTAAAGGCTCTGGCTACTCTAACATTTGCCATCGATATAGTTGACCGTGCATCTTTTTCGTGCACAGGTGATAATTCCTGTTTGTGGCAACTGTTTTTTTGGACCTTATCATTGGAATATTCAATTCTTTATGTTGTGCTAGTGATCAGATATTGCAATTCTTATGTTAAATTTAACTTTTACAACTTAGTAGGTGCAGACACTGGTGTTGTAGTTTTGCAATTAATTGCTGTacctatttttttttaattagaCTCCAAAGAAGGATACGGTTACACTTTCATCTGGTTCTGATGCTTCCCCTGGAAACAGCCCTTCAAGGGCTGGTGATGCTAATCATGAAGAGAACTCATTCAGCAGTCCCAAGAGAAAAGGTGTTCAACAAACTAAGAATAAAAAACCAAAGGTTGCGGGAACGAAATCTGATCCAGACCAAATAGGTGGTAAGACATTTTAGTGCGGCTGCCATTTTATTTACCAGCTTAACAATGAGATTTGTGAATAACATGTACTTACTGTTTCATGGTCCAACATAGACACATTGGAACATCAAGAGGGAGTTGCTGAGGATGAAATGCAAGATAAACTTACAGGAAACCCTGTGAGATGTCTTACTCACCTCTCTCTACTCTTTGCCATTTCACCCCCTGATATTTTGAACGATAATACCAAAGGAaaagaataaaaggaaaaaaattcagCTTGTACCTTTATGTGTGATTATTTAGGTCTGTGCTGCTTTTTGATTGAGTGCATGCTTTTCTCCTAAATTGCCAGGTCTCCCAGAGGTTACCATTAATATTTCCCGATAAAGTTCAACGTTCAAAGGTATGGTCAACTCTTGCTGGAGTTTGTGCTCTGTGCCTCTGCCTATGTGAATGCTTCCCATTAAAACGTTTATGCTTGCAACCAAATGCTATCAACAAGCCTGTTGTCCTCCCCCGCTCTTCTTCTGTTTCTTCATGTAAAAACTGTCTGATTAGCATTGGTGCAAAGGTatttaaatttataatcatCGGAGGTACAGTCAGAAGATTTGACATGTATATTGTGTTTTTCTATGATACTGTGTACATGTCCACTCATAGCAAATAATGACTTAGAACGAGAGCATGGGTTAGGTTAAAATTTCTGAATTGTGTACATGTGACTGTGTCGTAAAGCTGAACTATCAACAATTGTACTTCTGGTAAATAACTTAGTGAAGCTATTACCTGGAAACTTCCAATTATATTATCCAACAATTTATGCTATTAATATTTACTTTATTTAATAATCTTTCTTCTGTTTATTTGGTTGTTTTTGTAGGCACTGATTGAATGTGATGGTGACTCGATTGATTTGAGCGGAGATATTGGCGCTGTTGGGAGGATAGTAGTTTCAAATGGTCCTACTGGAAGTCAGGATTTGTTGTTAGACCTGAAAGGTATCATCAAGTAACTTTCACGttagatacctcattagatttctTAATTCCTGTGGTAGGAAATCCCAGGCAAGATATCCACATTAATACTCTGCTAAAGCATTTGAAAACCAGCTCTTTTTGTCCTTGATACATGCATATTCGAAGAGTTAGCTAATTATTTCTCTTTCCGTACTCAAACAGGAACGATATACAAAACAACTATAGTTCCATCCAGGACATTTTGTGTTGTAAGTTATATGTCAAACTCAAGTACAATTTTATTATGCAGACTTGGTATTTAATCCTTGGTTTCCTCTTTCAGGTGAGTGTGGGACAATCAGAAGCAAAGGTACGTAAGCGATTAAATAAATTTATAAGCATATTAGTGTTATCCATTATATCAGTTTATACATGTCATAAATTCGAGCGTCTAATGTGCCATCTCCAACTGTACATTTCTCTATGTATTCCATTTTTCTAGGTCACTTTTATTCCAAGGCAGCTGCTTATCATAATCCATTCCCTGTTTTTCCTGTGCAGATAGAGGCTATAATGAATGACTTCATTCAACTTGAACCACAGTCCAATGTATTTGAAGCGGAGACTATGATGGAAGGTTAGCATAATAGGCATCAGATCAAATCATCTTTAATGTACATAGTTACTACGGCATGCTCCTAATTCTTTGATTAAGCTATTTATTGGTGCTTCCTCTTTTGAGTGTAGCTTTAGTGACATAGTGTTAGTATGCGCCTGCGAGGAAAAACCAATCTGCATGAAGTTATGGACTCATTGTTTATGTGATGACAGCCTGCGTTATAATTTCTCTTCACTAATATTATGGATCTATCTTCTGTATAGGTACCCTTGATGGATTCACATTTGATTCAGATGAGGAGGGTGATAAGCTCCCTGAATCACAGGCTTACCGAAATGATCAGAATAATGAAGATGACAGTCAACCTAAGGCGAAAACCAAAAGAAAAGCTGAGAAACAAGTGGTACGTTTTCTTGCCTCCACTTTAGTTGATGACTAACTTATTATAACCCAATTATGTGAGCGTTTGAGAAAAAATTAACCCTATTATTTTTAGCTAGTTTCTGGGATTTTGTTATGTACAGAAGATGGCCATTGAAGTGTTCCAGACTTGTAGTGATTGGGAATTCTGAATTAGAGGTGTTCAAATCCCGATTGAGTTTTTATGAGTGGCATTTGAAGGCTTAATTATTAACATGCTTGTGCGTATCTTGTTATTATGTCCTTGGCTCTAAGGGTCATTATCAGGAAATTTGCATAAGCCTTCAGCACTTGCCTTCCTGTTTCCTTAGGCTTTAGGCTTCCTTGCTGTTCCCATGTTGAACTAGTAATTTCACATAACCATTACCAAAGATGTAGAGAACCCGCTACCAACAGGTTTTGCTTGCTATATCTTCCTTAGTGCTAGCGCGCGGCTATTCTCATTTAACATTGTGCATCTCGACATCAAGGTGCTCCTGATGAAAGCCATGACTGGACTCCTGTGATATGCAGGGGAAGGCCCCGAAGAAGGCCAAGGTTGCAGGGAAGGCCCCTAAAAGGGCCGCAAGGAAAACCCAGCCAGCGAAGAGAACTAGGAAGGCGAAGAAATGATgtttgttgattttttttttgtgcgaaTCAAAAGCTGTCGAGAACTTGAGATAGCTGGCGGCTGATAATCCACTCTGAAGTCTGATTGTCTGAACAGGCAGCTATTTGCTGAGATATCTGATCCGGGCTCATCGGGCGTGTAACATCATGTAGCACTTAGGAGAATTTTAGAGATGAAGAAAATAGAGTGTAAAATTGCAAAGGCGATACTGTTTTTACATACTCCAGGAGCTCTGTATCCTCATTTCCATGCAGAGGTTGTAAACTAATACAAAATTCTGGAGTTTTTTCCAAAATGTCGGGCCATCCCGAGCCTCACTCGCAAAAAATTCGAGCGACTCCACTTCAGTTTGAATTTCCCTTGATTTGGTTGATTTCACTTCAAATTACCAGCTTTCCACCAAAGCAAAcgaaatgattttttttgtttttttaaaaggatcatcattttttatttctttcgaACCCGTCGCCGCCCGTCACGGACTCTGACTGACGGGTGCCGGAGCAGTAATTGTCGCAGCCTCCAAGGTTGTCCCGGCCGTCCGATCGCCCGCTCCCGACCATCCCAACCGTCCGCCCCTCTGCCCCGGGCGTCAACAGCCGGGGGCGCAGAGAAACCGAGGCGACGCGTCATCCCTGCCCGGCTGCCCCCCTTTCATTTCCGTGTCCTCAccaattctctctctctctctcctctctctagcacatcaaaaaaaaaaaagaattctctctctctcagcaGCAACGCAGCCTCCGCCTTCCCGTTCACACCGCCGCTCCGCTCTCCTCGCTCTTCTTCTCCCCCAGCAGCAGCCGCCATGCCCTAGCGCCGTCTTCTCCGCCCCGAGCTCCGTCGGCTGCGTCCAGCGCCCGCCGTGGCCGGACGCGCTCCCCGCATCTGGGCGGGCGGGCTGGCCGGCGGTCGGCGCGCCCCGGCAGCTCCGTCGCCGGTGCCATTGTACTGGTACGCGCCAAGGCTACGCTATCTTAGCCCCCCACTTCAGCTTCGCTCACCCCGCCTCGCTCCCTCTCGGCTCTCCACTAGCTAGCCGTGTCTCTGCTCTGCGGGTCGCTGTGTAGCAGTAGCTGGTTGGTGTTTCTGAAGAGGAGGTCGATTGGGTAGGTTTCGTACTTTCGTTTGGTTCTCTTCGGTGTTGTAGAGTCCGGATCTGCTTCCTCTAGTGGATTTAGTGTTAGAGGTGTTGCTTCTCCATGCAAGTCGACCCCATTTCGACTGTTGGCTTGGAATCAACCAGCTTAAAAGTTAAAACTACCACAACTCTGTACTCCAGAGGCCAGACTGTCCGCTCGGGTTTGGTATGTGCAAAACGCACTGCGCTCACATGTCCACCTTGTGACAGTGATTTGCACGGTTGTGAAGAAGTAACACGGTACTGTACATCATCTGAAACAGTAGTGTACTATGTTTATGTCAGCGTTGATAAGTTTATTGATATGTTCCTGTGCACGCCTGTAAAGATTAATGctgttttttttggggggggggggggtgaaccTGGCATTCCAACAATTGCTTTCTGTAGATGATTTCTGTATGACCAACTTTACACACATGGCATGCCTAAGAAATAACAGTTGACATCAGCATAGATTTGTGCTAAATAatacctttttttatttttagcacTCTATAACTATCTACTTACCATATTTTCTCCATGTTGCCACTAGTATTTTTTTTGCCAGTCTGTGCCTATCTTGTATTTAACACATCTTTTTATCGTATTAGGTATTAGTCCCCTGTGATCATCACATCACCATCACTAGTGATGCATTCTTCAGAAAATAAAATGGTATGCTCCAACTCAGGACGGTCATCAAAAAGGAGGAAAGAGACCTCTTCAGATTTGGTTCCTGTGTCAAACAGACCAAGTCGACGAAATGCTTCCCGCCGGTGTAAATTTGATTCTCCTTCGAAGAGATCACCAAGGAAAGTTAGGAATGCTACTCTGGCAAAAAGCATAAAGAAGAAATATCATTGTAGTCCTCTAAAACGGCGGAAGGATTCAGATTCTGTTGCTGGAAACATTGTAAGAGGACTAGTaacgaggaggaagaaaaaaagaaaaaggcaaaaTATTGATGAAGCAATTCGTTTGGAAAGAAGAGCAAGATATTTTCTAATCAAGATAAAATTGGAGCAGAATTTATTAGATGCTTACTCTggggatggatggaatggccaAAGGTGCACACCACGCTCTAACTGCTGTCATCTGCTGGTGAaagaaaaatttcaaatctatgtATCCACCTAGAGTTAATGCATTTTTCATTTAAAAAGTAAGCTGAATAACGTTATCACGTTGGGACAAACTTTTCTGGGGGGAGGAAGTTCACATAAATGTAAGATAGCTTAGACTTTAAGGCTTGAAGCCAAAAGACGCCAATTTGTTTGGAACTTATATACTCCATGTAGAATAGCTTCGTGTGGCTAATACGACAAGGGCACACTTTTAAGCAATTATTTTTTCTTAATTGTAGTATGATCACAAGTCTAGGGATAATGCTGATATGTTAATTTGTCGGAAGTATACTTTTGGACTTATGTGATTGAAGTTTGTTTTATGAGATGAAAGTTCTGTATGGTACCTTTTGTTGACATGGTGTAGTGAAAGTAGACTCTTATTTTTCCTGCCTATAGAATCATGTTAACAGGCCATATTACTGTCATTATCAGTTCCACCTTGATGCTGTTATATaatttccttgcttatgttACTCATTTGCTTTTATGAATTAGTACAGTGAAATATGGTATGATAGTAAATACTAAATAGTACACTAATTAAGTGCAACTTTCCAAACAGCCGAGAGAAAATAAAACCAGAGAAGGAACTGCAGCGTGCCAAGAAACAGATCATAAAATGCAAAATTGCTATACGGGATGTTATTCGCCAACTCGATTTGTATAATTCCACTTGGGGTGTTGATGACCCAGTGATGCCTCCAGTCGCACCTACCAATTCTGAACATGTACGTATACCATCATGAGACCTCCAGTTCCACTGGATCCTTCATCTGATAAATTATCAATATTTGTTCTGCTAGATCATGTGTTCGACATGCAAGTCTCATGAATCATTTCCCAACTATAAAATTATCCTCTGCGAAGGGGCTTGCAAAAGGGCATATCATGAGAAATGTTTGGAACCTCCTTTAGAAAAAAATGGTaattatttcttcttttccttccaaatatttggttatgtATTATTTGATATGGTTGTTTGTTAGATTAATGAGATTGAACAATAACATATTTGTCTTgcaccctccccttccctccctcctATCTGTTTCAGCCTGTCATGCTGTTTTTTGTATATAGTGTGAATGTGTGATACAATAGGTACACATTTATGGCGAATGTCGTCTAGGTTGTCTGTTGACGGTAAAAGTTAATGTCTAAGTCTTCCAATTAAAAACCAGACGATCACTTGACATATCTTTTGTTAGATTTGTCCCTTACTAAAAAATGTTATTCGTCATTCCATCTAGATTCCAGGTTGACTTTGAAAATCTGTGTTCAATTTTCTCTATTTCATGTGCCACAAGGTTCCAAGCACTCACAGTTGAATTTTACACTAGTTCCTCTATTGTAAACATATTTTAGAGATCGACTTCTTGCTGCCTAACTTTTAGTTTTGCTCATTTGCTTCCTTGTATTACTTATTATATCAAAAAAAATATCAGGTGTGACAAGTTGAGACAATCTAACTGTCTGATTGCCCACACGGGCTGTAGATGGACAAGGCTGGATGTAAATTCAGTTGCATCTGCATACCATGGTTCGCAGTTTGAATGCATTTGTTACTGACACTGCCAATGTTTAGTTTGCTTATCATGGTTGCCATATGCAATACAGACATTTGATTGGCAATTTTGGCACAGACCCTAGTTAGCTGTGCCAATTGTCCAACTCAACTTGTGATATGAGAGAACTTGTGCAGAAATACAACAATGTTGCAATTTATGAACTGCAGTCAGCAAAGTGGAGGTTACTaggtgttggaatataagtgaattgcccacctctccccatcagcttatgcttttgggttgaattggttggtgcatgcaactcaatatggtatcacAGCCAGAGGTCTCAAgttcgaatcctggttagcgcaattaaataaaataattgctaCTCGCTCCTATTCCACGTTCAAGGCCTGAGGGAGCCTCcacgtgagggggagtgttggaatataagtgaattgacCACCTCTcccccatcagcttaagcttttgggttgaattggttggtgcatgcaactcaatactaGGTACCAAATCAGCACTAttagagtttagggtcaatCTTTAATTAGCTAAGTCTGAAGTAGGCGCTAACTCGAGATTGTCTCTTGGTTTTTGAattattgtattttttttcttcttttctatgtAATGCTTTCATGTTGTAGTGTTGTTGCCTGTTCACAATTCGGTATGCTTTTGCTTAGGTTTTGAATGCAGTGGACACCAGTGATTGTTGAGTAGCATTTATTTTATAAGAACTGCTGCTTATTTTTGAGTTATTGCTATTGTTTCTTTACATTATCTGGTTTTGCAATAGTTCTATTTAAACATTTTGCTCAGATACTTCCCATAAATGAGCCATTCTATCACACAGCTTTTCTACTTTTAGTTTGTCATAATTATTTGAGCATGGGTAGATATGTACCTTGAATGTTGATCAACCTTCATCaggataaattttaaaaaatgatGTAATTTAATGCCTGATCTTATAATCTAGATTGCAATGGCCTGTGTTAGAGGTACAGATTCTGTTCTGAATGTGTTGTACTTATTTCTGTTGCCTGCTGTACTTTTTGCTCCTCATTTGAAATACAGATAGACTTGTTATTCTATTTTTAAACAGGTATTGCAGTACTAATTATTTTACCATTAATATGTCTATCTGTCTTGTGCAACCTCAGCTCTTCCAACAAGTAGCCTTGGATGGCTTTGCAAATTCTGTTTGTGCAAGGTGAAAATTTTAGATGCTATTAATGCACATCTAGGAACAAATTTTACGGTGAAGTGCCCTTTTGAAGTGAGTGTTCATCATTTCCGCACCTGTTATGATCGTTTTACTTTTGTTATTCCATACTATTTCTATCGATTGTCAACTCTACTTGCTTTCTATAGGATGTTTTCAAGGAAGCAACTGAACAAATTGACTCTGAGGATGCACTAGATGAAGATTGGCTTTCTGAGTATTCAGGTGATGAGGACTATGATCCTGAAGAAAACGAGGCCAACAGCAGTTGCATGAACAGCGGGGAAGAAATTATGTCTGATGATTCCAATGGTTCAGGAAGTCCACTTTATTCTCCAAATGATGATATTCCGGAATTCATATCAGCAGAATTCAATAATGCTGAAGGGTTCTGTCATGCCAATTTGGACTTAGGCATTGATTCTAGTGAAGATGATTGCGCACAGGTCCTTACATACCAAAGGCCGAGAAGAGATGTTGATTACAGAAGACTTAATGAGGTTTGTCTAACCTGCCTTAATTATTGCCATCAGTACTGCAATTTAAAACATTTTGCTTGGAAGTATTTTTTATAGGTCGCACCTTCATTAAGTGTTTTGATTGCGGGATTAAGTTAGCCCAACAGGCTGTAATGTTGAATACTTTT
This window of the Panicum virgatum strain AP13 chromosome 1K, P.virgatum_v5, whole genome shotgun sequence genome carries:
- the LOC120648982 gene encoding DNA-binding protein BIN4-like isoform X3, with the translated sequence MGEENEDPDWLTAFQAPSTEPVMLSSGSDASPEASPTRTTPSREQGNGENQASSDYAGDRDDPGQNKGKTLAFARRKTLSRKKEGPTTYEKQDNTSRSTPKKDTVTLSSGSDASPGNSPSRAGDANHEENSFSSPKRKGVQQTKNKKPKVAGTKSDPDQIGDTLEHQEGVAEDEMQDKLTGNPVSQRLPLIFPDKVQRSKALIECDGDSIDLSGDIGAVGRIVVSNGPTGSQDLLLDLKGTIYKTTIVPSRTFCVVSVGQSEAKIEAIMNDFIQLEPQSNVFEAETMMEGTLDGFTFDSDEEGDKLPESQAYRNDQNNEDDSQPKAKTKRKAEKQVLVSGILLCTEDGH
- the LOC120649150 gene encoding pathogenesis-related homeodomain protein-like isoform X1, which encodes MHSSENKMVCSNSGRSSKRRKETSSDLVPVSNRPSRRNASRRCKFDSPSKRSPRKVRNATLAKSIKKKYHCSPLKRRKDSDSVAGNIVRGLVTRRKKKRKRQNIDEAIRLERRARYFLIKIKLEQNLLDAYSGDGWNGQSREKIKPEKELQRAKKQIIKCKIAIRDVIRQLDLYNSTWGVDDPVMPPVAPTNSEHIMCSTCKSHESFPNYKIILCEGACKRAYHEKCLEPPLEKNALPTSSLGWLCKFCLCKVKILDAINAHLGTNFTVKCPFEDVFKEATEQIDSEDALDEDWLSEYSGDEDYDPEENEANSSCMNSGEEIMSDDSNGSGSPLYSPNDDIPEFISAEFNNAEGFCHANLDLGIDSSEDDCAQVLTYQRPRRDVDYRRLNEEMFGKIIENEEPSEDEDWGHDRRKKRKTRARSDGDNSVEGFSNLISDEKIQQKKGRKLFRIPPAAVEVLRKSFAENELPPRDVKENLSKELDISFEKIDKWFKNTRCAALRDRKAEGNSHNIAPSKSSRSKGKAGISGKAERNGHVTSTSNNLGTSEEKAGISGKVDSGDNSCFVPLSEIINVPTRLQRNLEKRKMESTSSPVRQACSPTDQVKESMSPTSKSCLWTDLSHPINNEVIAGWQAASQIDSGACAEEQAAPHMDTGACAEEQAAPHMDTGACAEEQAAPLVDVGASDYQPFLDVIDEMCGLECRLQKLKKNMLSSGAVGCGNGGSDMKNQAVVLVPSAELKEKA
- the LOC120648982 gene encoding DNA-binding protein BIN4-like isoform X1, encoding MGEENEDPDWLTAFQAPSTEPVMLSSGSDASPEASPTRTTPSREQGNGENQASSDYAGDRDDPGQNKGKTLAFARRKTLSRKKEGPTTYEKQDNTSRSTPKKDTVTLSSGSDASPGNSPSRAGDANHEENSFSSPKRKGVQQTKNKKPKVAGTKSDPDQIGDTLEHQEGVAEDEMQDKLTGNPVSQRLPLIFPDKVQRSKALIECDGDSIDLSGDIGAVGRIVVSNGPTGSQDLLLDLKGTIYKTTIVPSRTFCVVSVGQSEAKIEAIMNDFIQLEPQSNVFEAETMMEGTLDGFTFDSDEEGDKLPESQAYRNDQNNEDDSQPKAKTKRKAEKQVGKAPKKAKVAGKAPKRAARKTQPAKRTRKAKK
- the LOC120648982 gene encoding DNA-binding protein BIN4-like isoform X2, with the protein product MGEENEDPDWLTAFQAPSTEPVMLSSGSDASPEASPTRTTPSREQGNGENQASSDYAGDRDDPGQNKGKTLAFARRKTLSRKKEGPTTYEKQDNTSRSTPKKDTVTLSSGSDASPGNSPSRAGDANHEENSFSSPKRKGVQQTKNKKPKVAGTKSDPDQIDTLEHQEGVAEDEMQDKLTGNPVSQRLPLIFPDKVQRSKALIECDGDSIDLSGDIGAVGRIVVSNGPTGSQDLLLDLKGTIYKTTIVPSRTFCVVSVGQSEAKIEAIMNDFIQLEPQSNVFEAETMMEGTLDGFTFDSDEEGDKLPESQAYRNDQNNEDDSQPKAKTKRKAEKQVGKAPKKAKVAGKAPKRAARKTQPAKRTRKAKK